In Nicotiana tabacum cultivar K326 chromosome 11, ASM71507v2, whole genome shotgun sequence, a single window of DNA contains:
- the LOC107818890 gene encoding uncharacterized protein LOC107818890: MLSTASTTMSAVTLPIVRAGDKQFKPIVSVPAGLQPLCMQSQVINSRRRLISRVQEKRASIICSAALSARCAEGQTQTVTREQSTITVAPVQGKEKSPALDDGGSGFPPRDDDGGGGGGGGGGGNWKGGFFFFGFLAFLGFLKDQEDEGPYRDQRRR, encoded by the exons ATGTTGTCAACCGCTAGTACCACTATGAGTGCAGTTACTTTGCCAATAG TGAGAGCTGGGGATAAGCAATTCAAGCCAATAGTATCTGTTCCTGCTGGCCTCCAGCCGCTTTGCATGCAGTCTCAAGTCATTAACAGCAGAAGACGCTTGATAAGTCGTGTCCAAGAAAAGCGTGCCTCAATAATATGTTCTGCTGCTTTG AGTGCCAGATGTGCTGAAGGCCAGACGCAGACGGTCACACGGGAACAATCAACAATTACAGTTGCACCAGTTCAAG GTAAGGAAAAGTCTCCTGCACTGGATGATGGGGGGTCTGGGTTTCCCCCTCGTGATGATGATGGTGGCGgaggtggaggtgggggtggcgGAGGCAATTGGAAAGGTGGGTTCTTCTTTTTCGGTTTTCTTGCTTTCCTAGGGTTCTTGAAGGACCAGGAGGATGAAGGACCCTACCGGGATcaacggagaagatga